The following are encoded together in the Mesoplodon densirostris isolate mMesDen1 chromosome 2, mMesDen1 primary haplotype, whole genome shotgun sequence genome:
- the ELK4 gene encoding ETS domain-containing protein Elk-4, giving the protein MDSAITLWQFLLQLLKEPQNDHMICWTSNNGEFKLLQAEEVARLWGIRKNKPNMNYDKLSRALRYYYVKNIIKKVNGQKFVYKFVSYPEILNMDPMTVGRVEGDCEALSVSELSSNGSKDVENGGKEKPPQPGAKTSSRNDYIHSGLYSSFTLNSLNSSNRKLFKSIKVENPAEKLAEKKSPQEPTPSVIKFVTTPAKKPPVEPLAAAISTGPSISPSSEETVQPLENLASPRLPSLEAPTSASSVTAAFTTTPPISSVSPLQEPSRTPSPPLSSNPDMDTDMESVASQPMELSEDLSLEPKDQDLALPEKDKTNNSSRSKKPKGLELAPTLVITGSDPSPLGILSPSLPTASLTPALFSQTPILLTPSPLLSSIHFWSTLSPVAPLSPARLQGANTLFQFPSVLNSHGPFTLSGLDGPSTPGPFSPDLQKT; this is encoded by the exons ATGGACAGTGCTATCACCCTGTGGCAGTTCCTCCTTCAGCTCCTAAAGGAGCCTCAGAACGATCACATGATCTGCTGGACCTCTAATAATGGGGAGTTCAAGCTTTTGCAGGCAGAAGAGGTGGCTCGTCTCTGGGGGATTCGAAAGAACAAGCCTAATATGAATTATGACAAACTCAGCCGAGCCCTCAGATACTATTATGTGAAG AATATCATTAAAAAAGTGAATGGTCAGAAGTTTGTGTACAAGTTTGTCTCATACCCAGAGATTTTGAACATGGATCCGATGACAGTGGGCAGGGTTGAGGGAGACTGTGAAGCTTTAAGCGTCAGTGAACTCAGCAGCAACGGTTCCAAAGATGTGGAGAATGGCgggaaagagaagccaccacagccTGGTGCCAAGACCTCTAGCCGCAATGACTACATACACTCTGGCTTATATTCTTCATTTACTCTCAACTCTTTGAACTCCTCCAACAGGAAGCTTTTCAAATCTATAAAGGTTGAGAATCCAGCTGAGAAACTGGCAGAGAAAAAATCTCCTCAGGAGCCAACACCATCTGTTATCAAATTTGTAACCACACCTGCCAAAAAGCCACCAGTTGAACCTCTTGCTGCTGCCATTTCAACTGGCCCAAGTATTTCTCCATCTTCAGAAGAAACTGTGCAACCGTTGGAGAATTTGGCTTCCCCCAGACTGCCTTCTCTGGAAGCACCAACTTCTGCATCTAGTGTAACTGCAGCTTTTACCACCACACCACCTATTTCGTCCGTGTCCCCTCTGCAGGAGCCTTCTAGAACACCTTCACCACCGCTGAGTTCCAACCCAGACATGGACACAGACATGGAATCAGTGGCTTCTCAGCCAATGGAACTTTCAGAGGACTTGTCCCTGGAGCCTAAAGACCAGGATTTGGCTTTGCCAGAAAAGGACAAAACAAATAATTCATCAAGGTCCAAGAAACCCAAGGGGTTAGAGCTGGCACCAACCCTGGTGATCACGGGCAGTGATCCAAGCCCACTGGGAATATTAAGCCCATCTCTCCCTACAGCTTCTCTTACGCCAGCACTTTTTTCGCAG ACGCCCATCTTACTGACTCCGAGCCCCTTGCTCTCCAGTATCCACTTTTGGAGTACTCTCAGCCCTGTTGCTCCCCTAAGTCCAGCCAGGCTACAAGGTGCTAACACACTCTTCCAG tttccttctgtGCTGAACAGTCATGGGCCGTTCACTCTGTCTGGCCTGGATGGACCTTCCACCCCTGGCCCATTTTCCCCAGATCTACAGAAAACATAA